The Lichenihabitans psoromatis genome contains a region encoding:
- the purL gene encoding phosphoribosylformylglycinamidine synthase subunit PurL, whose amino-acid sequence MLRSEPSITPELVAAHGLKPDEYERFVALIGRTPTFTELGIVSAMWNEHCSYKSSRRHLRGLPTKGPHVIQGPGENAGVIDIGDGLACVFKMESHNHPSFIEPYQGAATGVGGILRDVFTMGARPVACLDVLRFGAPDHPKTRHLVAGVVAGVGGYGNSFGVPNVGGSVAFDPSYNGNILVNAMAVGIARADEIFYAKAKGVGNPIVYLGSKTGRDGIGGASMASAAFEADAHEKRPTVQVGDPFAEKLLLEACLELMRTGAVNAIQDMGAAGLTSSAVEMGAKGDLGIELDLDQVPCRESGMTAYEMLLSESQERMLMVLHPEKAKEAEAVFIKWGLDFAVIGKTTDTLRFVIRHGGEIKADLPIKELGDEAPLYDRPHTHAPKLPRLDAASVSPPMSDTDALLRLVGSPDLCSKRWVYEQYDRLIGGNTVAGPIVGGDAAVVRVEDGPKGLALTADVTPRYCKADPLEGGKQAVAEAWRNLTAVGARPLALTDNLNFGNPEKEDAMGELVDCILGIGEAARALDFPIVSGNVSLYNETMGQGILPTPTIGGVGLVSDVAQVAQARIERAGDVLLLVGDGQDWLGQSIYLRDVCGRAEGAPPPVDLSVERRNGDFVRDCIAGGVRSVHDLSDGGLAVAVAEMAMRGGIGATLETGSLGAGPTHGALFGEDQGRYLLAVPGAQVDRLLAAANQAGVPLRRIGITGGDALTLPGQTPILLTALVTAHERFFPALMDGTL is encoded by the coding sequence TTGCTCCGTTCCGAACCTTCGATCACGCCCGAACTCGTCGCCGCGCATGGCCTGAAGCCCGATGAATATGAGCGCTTCGTCGCCCTGATCGGCCGCACCCCCACATTTACCGAACTCGGCATCGTATCGGCGATGTGGAACGAGCATTGCTCGTACAAGTCATCGCGCCGCCATTTGCGTGGGCTGCCCACCAAGGGGCCGCATGTCATCCAAGGGCCGGGCGAGAATGCCGGCGTCATCGACATCGGCGATGGGCTCGCCTGCGTGTTCAAGATGGAGAGCCACAACCATCCCTCGTTCATTGAGCCCTACCAAGGCGCTGCGACCGGGGTCGGCGGCATCCTCCGCGACGTGTTTACGATGGGGGCCCGGCCGGTCGCCTGTCTCGACGTGCTGCGCTTCGGCGCACCCGATCACCCGAAAACCCGGCATCTTGTGGCGGGCGTCGTCGCGGGTGTGGGAGGGTACGGCAATTCCTTCGGCGTGCCGAACGTCGGTGGCTCGGTGGCGTTCGACCCGAGCTACAACGGCAATATTCTGGTCAATGCCATGGCGGTCGGCATCGCCCGGGCCGACGAGATTTTCTACGCCAAGGCCAAGGGTGTCGGAAATCCAATCGTCTATCTTGGCTCGAAGACGGGTCGCGACGGCATCGGCGGAGCCTCGATGGCATCGGCCGCCTTCGAGGCCGACGCGCATGAGAAGCGCCCGACCGTGCAGGTCGGCGATCCCTTTGCCGAAAAGCTGCTGCTGGAGGCGTGCCTCGAACTGATGCGGACCGGAGCCGTCAACGCCATCCAGGACATGGGCGCCGCTGGCCTCACCTCGTCGGCCGTCGAAATGGGCGCCAAGGGTGATCTCGGCATCGAACTCGACCTCGACCAGGTTCCGTGCCGCGAGAGTGGCATGACGGCTTATGAGATGCTGCTGTCCGAAAGCCAGGAGCGGATGCTGATGGTGCTGCATCCCGAGAAGGCGAAGGAAGCCGAAGCCGTTTTCATCAAATGGGGCCTCGACTTTGCGGTGATCGGGAAGACCACTGACACGCTCCGTTTCGTCATCAGGCACGGCGGCGAGATCAAGGCGGATCTCCCCATCAAGGAGCTCGGCGACGAAGCCCCGCTCTATGATCGGCCGCACACCCATGCTCCGAAGCTGCCTCGGCTCGATGCCGCCAGCGTGTCGCCGCCGATGTCGGACACGGACGCGCTGCTGCGGCTGGTCGGTTCGCCGGATCTCTGCTCGAAGCGCTGGGTCTACGAGCAATATGATCGGCTGATCGGCGGCAATACCGTCGCGGGTCCAATCGTGGGCGGGGATGCGGCTGTCGTCCGGGTCGAGGACGGGCCGAAGGGCCTGGCCCTGACGGCGGATGTGACGCCGCGCTACTGCAAGGCGGATCCTCTGGAGGGCGGCAAACAGGCGGTGGCCGAAGCCTGGCGCAATCTGACGGCAGTTGGTGCGCGTCCTCTGGCGCTGACCGACAACCTCAATTTTGGCAATCCCGAAAAAGAAGATGCGATGGGCGAACTCGTCGATTGCATCCTCGGGATCGGCGAAGCCGCGCGCGCGCTCGATTTCCCGATCGTGTCGGGCAACGTTTCACTCTACAACGAGACGATGGGGCAGGGCATTCTGCCGACGCCGACGATCGGCGGAGTGGGACTCGTCAGCGACGTGGCGCAAGTGGCGCAAGCCCGGATCGAGCGGGCCGGCGACGTTCTGCTGCTGGTCGGCGATGGGCAGGATTGGCTTGGGCAATCGATCTATCTGCGTGACGTTTGTGGTCGGGCGGAGGGCGCGCCGCCGCCGGTCGATTTGTCGGTCGAGCGTCGCAACGGGGATTTCGTGCGCGACTGCATCGCAGGCGGGGTCAGGAGTGTCCACGATCTGTCGGACGGTGGTCTTGCGGTCGCGGTCGCCGAAATGGCGATGCGCGGCGGGATCGGTGCGACCCTCGAGACCGGAAGCCTCGGGGCGGGCCCGACCCATGGCGCATTGTTCGGAGAAGATCAGGGCCGCTATCTTCTCGCGGTGCCCGGAGCCCAGGTCGACCGTCTCCTGGCGGCGGCCAATCAGGCTGGCGTTCCGCTTCGCCGCATCGGTATCACAGGCGGCGACGCGTTGACCTTGCCGGGCCAGACCCCCATTCTGCTCACGGCGCTCGTCACGGCGCACGAGCGTTTCTTTCCGGCCTTGATGGACGGCACCTTGTAG
- a CDS encoding methyltransferase domain-containing protein, with amino-acid sequence MAQTPFSAPTIFDRPLLRHRLARSRSGGGDFLLDRAAEDAVDRLAPVQRQFRDILDLGTGSPALADRLAGALPEARLVRSARIAEAADPRWLTVVGDEELLPFGPERFDLIMSVLALHAVNDLPGALVQIRRALKPDGLVIACLMGGQSLTELRAALTQAEIELTGGASPRVAPFSDLRDLGSLMQRAALALPVTDSEPLTVRYSSMFGLLDDLRAMGATNAMVERSRKPMSRSLLLRAAAIYAERFSDPDGRVRATFELVWLSGWAPHESQQKPLKPGSAKMRLADALNAKPME; translated from the coding sequence ATGGCACAGACCCCCTTCTCGGCCCCCACGATCTTCGATCGACCGCTTCTGCGACATCGCCTCGCGCGGTCGCGTTCCGGCGGCGGGGACTTCCTGCTCGACCGCGCAGCCGAGGATGCTGTCGACCGGCTGGCTCCGGTGCAGCGGCAATTTCGCGATATTCTCGACCTTGGGACGGGCTCCCCGGCGCTGGCCGACCGACTTGCTGGCGCCCTGCCCGAGGCCCGTCTCGTGCGTTCGGCGCGGATCGCCGAAGCCGCCGATCCACGCTGGCTCACGGTCGTCGGCGACGAAGAACTGCTGCCGTTCGGGCCGGAGCGGTTCGATCTCATCATGTCGGTGCTGGCCTTGCATGCCGTCAACGACCTGCCCGGCGCTCTGGTGCAGATCCGCCGTGCGCTGAAGCCCGACGGTCTCGTCATCGCCTGCCTGATGGGGGGCCAAAGCCTAACCGAACTCCGAGCCGCGCTGACGCAAGCCGAAATCGAACTCACCGGCGGGGCCAGTCCACGCGTCGCGCCTTTTTCCGATCTTCGTGATCTTGGCAGCCTCATGCAGCGCGCCGCGCTGGCGCTGCCGGTCACCGATAGCGAACCGCTGACGGTGCGCTACAGCTCGATGTTCGGCTTGCTGGACGATCTTCGGGCCATGGGGGCCACCAACGCCATGGTCGAGCGAAGCCGGAAGCCGATGTCACGGTCTCTCCTGCTGCGGGCTGCCGCCATCTATGCGGAGCGGTTCAGCGACCCGGACGGCCGCGTTCGGGCGACGTTCGAGCTCGTCTGGCTATCAGGATGGGCGCCGCATGAAAGCCAGCAAAAACCGCTGAAACCCGGTTCGGCCAAGATGCGGCTCGCCGATGCGCTGAACGCCAAACCGATGGAATGA
- the grpE gene encoding nucleotide exchange factor GrpE: MMIDPNADPIDPVDDAAAQHDERAQTQGAAGEPDPFVVLENLTAENATLKDKVLRTMAEMENVRRRTDKEVADSKLYGVSNFAREMLAVADNLHRAIASLPAEARAGSEAVKTLVEGVELTERDLLSRLARFNVRPIEPEGKKFDPNLHEVLFEVPDESMPSGTVKQVVETGYTIGDRVLRAAKVGVSRGGPKVN, encoded by the coding sequence ATGATGATTGATCCGAATGCCGATCCGATCGACCCCGTCGATGACGCCGCTGCTCAACATGATGAGCGCGCGCAGACCCAGGGTGCCGCAGGGGAGCCCGATCCGTTCGTCGTCCTCGAAAACCTGACGGCCGAAAACGCGACCCTGAAGGACAAGGTTTTGCGGACCATGGCCGAGATGGAAAATGTGCGTCGCCGCACCGATAAGGAGGTGGCGGACAGCAAGCTTTACGGCGTCTCGAATTTCGCCCGCGAGATGCTGGCGGTCGCCGATAATCTTCACCGCGCTATCGCTAGCCTGCCGGCGGAGGCTCGCGCGGGGTCGGAAGCGGTCAAGACCCTGGTCGAAGGCGTCGAACTGACCGAGCGTGATCTGCTGTCCCGGCTTGCCCGCTTTAACGTTCGGCCGATCGAGCCGGAAGGCAAGAAGTTCGACCCGAATCTACACGAGGTTCTGTTCGAGGTGCCGGATGAGAGCATGCCGTCCGGAACCGTGAAGCAGGTCGTCGAGACCGGGTATACGATCGGCGACCGCGTGTTGCGGGCCGCTAAGGTCGGCGTGTCGCGCGGCGGCCCCAAGGTCAACTGA
- a CDS encoding [protein-PII] uridylyltransferase, producing MSMVSLRPSSAARDSLALDRVALEGAIAALYADAEAPREGIRKSVVELFRTALTSGRAAITERFLEEGGGLHCARRLAALQDEIIQAIHAYVLRHVYPLDKPTDAERLCVVAVGGYGRGTLAPGSDIDLLFLLPYKQTAWGESVVEAILYVLWDLRQKVGHATRSVDECIRQAKADMTIRTSLIEARWIEGDKALFADLQTRFDKEVVQKTAREFVAAKLAEREVRINRAGVSRYVVEPNVKEGKGGLRDLNTLFWIAHYVYRVSDSEDLVAAGLFTRHEFKLFRRCEEFLWRVRCHLHLLAGRAEERLSFDYQRVIAERLGYGSHNGLSAVERFMKHYFLIAKDVGDLTAIVCAAMEEKEAKPPATLNRLMGTLLRKIRTIPGSDTFAIEVDRITVAHKDAFERDPVNLIRLFWASDHYALPIHPDATRLVTLSLRRIDAKVRHDPEANRLFMDILTSRNSPEIVLRRMNEAGVLRRFIPEFGRVVAMMQFNMYHHYTVDEHLLRAVGNLSEIDGGRTKEDHPLANELMPTVAARRALYVAVFLHDVAKGREQDHSTAGAELARTIGPRFGLSETETDLVAWLIAHHLVMSNTAQSRDLADRRTIETFAEIVQTTEQLKCLLILTICDIRAVGPGVWNGWKGQLLRTLYYETERLIVGQSQPIAWGERLATSHSELRAALPTWSEEELNAYVGRHYPPYWLRVDLPSKVRHAELLRSVAGQSAPLVIKIETDAFRAITELTLVTTDHPRLLSIIAGACATAGANIVDAQIFTTTDGLALDTFSVSRAFEQDADEERRAGRIANAISRTLRGEIRLSDAIAAKAGPPKGRDTTFPIEPEVIVDNQASNRHTVLQVSGIDRPALLYDLTISIARLNLNIASAHVATFGEKAVDTFYVTDLTGAKILDANRQTLIRRTLSGIFGAPERAVQPRPAPEVVGPST from the coding sequence ATGTCAATGGTCTCGCTCCGTCCGTCATCCGCCGCCCGTGATTCGCTGGCGCTCGATCGCGTCGCGCTCGAGGGTGCGATCGCGGCGCTTTATGCCGACGCCGAGGCGCCGCGCGAGGGCATCCGAAAGTCGGTCGTGGAACTCTTCCGGACCGCCCTGACGAGTGGGCGGGCCGCGATCACGGAGAGGTTCCTCGAAGAGGGCGGCGGTCTTCACTGCGCGCGCCGTCTCGCGGCTCTGCAGGACGAGATCATCCAGGCGATCCACGCCTATGTGCTGCGCCACGTCTACCCACTCGACAAGCCGACGGATGCGGAGCGCCTGTGTGTCGTCGCGGTCGGCGGCTACGGCCGGGGGACACTGGCGCCGGGTTCGGACATCGATCTGCTGTTTCTGCTTCCCTACAAGCAGACCGCCTGGGGCGAGAGCGTCGTCGAGGCCATCCTCTACGTCTTGTGGGACTTGCGCCAAAAGGTGGGGCACGCAACCCGGTCGGTGGATGAGTGCATCCGGCAGGCGAAGGCCGACATGACGATTCGCACCTCGTTGATCGAGGCGCGCTGGATCGAGGGCGACAAAGCATTGTTCGCCGACCTGCAAACTCGGTTCGACAAGGAGGTCGTTCAAAAGACCGCCCGCGAATTCGTCGCCGCCAAACTTGCCGAACGCGAGGTGCGGATCAACCGCGCCGGTGTGTCGCGTTACGTCGTCGAGCCCAACGTGAAGGAAGGCAAAGGCGGCCTGCGCGACCTCAACACCTTGTTCTGGATCGCCCATTACGTCTACCGCGTCTCCGACAGCGAGGATCTGGTCGCGGCCGGCCTCTTCACTCGGCATGAGTTCAAGCTCTTTCGGCGCTGCGAGGAGTTTCTGTGGCGGGTGCGCTGTCACCTGCATCTGCTGGCCGGGCGAGCCGAGGAGCGCCTCAGCTTCGATTATCAACGCGTCATCGCCGAGCGGCTCGGCTACGGCTCACACAACGGCTTGTCGGCCGTCGAACGCTTCATGAAACACTATTTTCTGATCGCCAAGGACGTCGGCGATCTCACCGCCATCGTCTGCGCGGCGATGGAGGAGAAGGAAGCCAAGCCTCCCGCGACGCTCAACCGCCTGATGGGGACGCTGCTGCGAAAGATCCGTACGATCCCCGGCAGCGATACCTTCGCGATCGAGGTCGATCGCATCACGGTCGCGCATAAAGATGCGTTCGAGCGGGATCCTGTGAATTTGATCCGGCTGTTCTGGGCCTCCGACCATTACGCTTTGCCGATCCATCCTGACGCCACGCGCCTCGTGACGCTGTCGCTTCGCCGGATCGACGCCAAAGTCCGGCACGACCCGGAAGCCAACCGGCTCTTCATGGATATTTTGACATCGCGCAATTCGCCCGAGATCGTGCTGCGCCGGATGAACGAGGCGGGCGTCCTTCGCCGCTTCATCCCGGAATTCGGCCGTGTCGTCGCGATGATGCAGTTCAACATGTACCATCATTATACGGTGGACGAGCACCTGTTGCGGGCTGTCGGCAACCTGTCGGAGATCGACGGCGGCCGCACCAAGGAGGACCACCCGCTCGCCAATGAGCTGATGCCGACCGTCGCGGCTCGGCGCGCCCTCTATGTCGCGGTGTTCCTGCACGATGTCGCCAAAGGCCGCGAGCAGGATCATTCGACGGCGGGCGCCGAGCTTGCTCGCACGATCGGGCCGCGGTTCGGCCTCAGCGAAACCGAGACTGACCTCGTCGCGTGGCTGATCGCGCACCACCTCGTGATGTCCAATACGGCCCAGAGCCGCGACCTCGCGGACCGACGCACGATCGAGACATTCGCCGAGATCGTGCAGACGACCGAACAGTTGAAATGCCTTTTGATCCTGACGATCTGCGACATTCGGGCGGTTGGGCCCGGGGTCTGGAACGGCTGGAAGGGTCAATTGCTCCGGACCCTCTATTACGAGACCGAGCGGTTGATCGTCGGCCAGTCGCAGCCGATCGCCTGGGGCGAGCGCCTGGCAACGTCCCATAGCGAGTTGCGGGCAGCGTTGCCGACGTGGTCGGAAGAGGAATTAAACGCCTATGTGGGTCGGCATTATCCGCCCTATTGGCTGCGGGTGGATCTGCCCAGCAAGGTCCGCCATGCCGAATTGCTGCGCTCGGTCGCGGGCCAATCCGCGCCTTTGGTGATCAAGATCGAGACCGACGCGTTCCGCGCCATCACCGAATTGACGTTGGTGACGACAGATCATCCGCGCCTTCTCTCGATCATCGCCGGGGCCTGTGCGACCGCCGGCGCCAATATCGTCGATGCCCAGATCTTCACGACGACTGACGGCTTGGCGCTCGACACGTTTTCGGTGTCGCGCGCGTTCGAGCAGGATGCCGACGAGGAGCGGCGCGCCGGCCGTATCGCAAATGCGATTTCGCGGACCCTGCGTGGCGAAATTCGCTTGTCCGACGCGATCGCGGCGAAGGCCGGCCCGCCCAAGGGCCGCGATACGACCTTTCCGATCGAACCCGAGGTCATCGTCGACAATCAGGCCTCGAATCGGCATACCGTGCTTCAGGTGAGCGGCATCGACCGCCCGGCGCTGCTCTACGATCTCACCATCTCGATCGCGCGGCTGAACTTGAACATTGCCTCGGCGCATGTGGCGACCTTTGGCGAAAAGGCGGTCGACACCTTCTACGTGACCGACCTCACCGGCGCCAAGATCCTCGACGCCAATCGGCAGACGCTGATCCGCCGAACGTTATCGGGCATCTTCGGTGCGCCGGAGCGCGCCGTTCAGCCCCGGCCTGCGCCCGAGGTGGTCGGCCCATCCACATAG
- a CDS encoding GNAT family N-acetyltransferase, translated as MIRIEVLDAEAIERGAGDLGTILLDCVEGGASVSFMEGLSSHEAEAVYRETADDVLAGHRLVLGGYIGEALRGTVQVILATPQNQPHRAELSRLLVHRSARWRGLGRALVLRAEREAAARGKTLMCLDTTSGSLAERLYAGLGYQRVGVIPGYALHPNGIPSDAVFFWKNLPAQEALSAM; from the coding sequence TTGATTCGGATCGAAGTACTCGATGCTGAGGCGATCGAGAGGGGCGCGGGCGATCTCGGGACCATTCTGCTCGATTGCGTGGAGGGCGGAGCATCTGTCTCCTTCATGGAGGGCTTGAGCTCGCATGAGGCGGAGGCCGTCTATCGTGAAACAGCCGACGACGTCCTCGCTGGCCACCGCCTGGTTCTTGGCGGCTATATCGGGGAGGCGTTACGCGGGACCGTCCAGGTCATTCTCGCAACGCCGCAGAATCAGCCTCATCGGGCCGAATTGTCGCGTTTGCTGGTGCACCGATCGGCAAGATGGCGCGGCCTTGGTCGGGCTCTTGTGTTGCGGGCGGAGCGCGAGGCGGCGGCGCGCGGCAAGACGCTGATGTGTCTCGATACGACGTCGGGAAGTTTAGCCGAGCGGCTTTATGCTGGCCTCGGGTATCAGCGGGTTGGTGTCATCCCCGGCTATGCGCTGCACCCGAACGGCATTCCGTCCGATGCCGTCTTCTTCTGGAAAAATCTCCCGGCGCAGGAGGCACTTTCGGCGATGTGA
- the dapB gene encoding 4-hydroxy-tetrahydrodipicolinate reductase, translated as MRLVVTGVAGRMGRMLVQAIHTTPGVTLVAALAPEGSSALGQDAGLLAGIGAVGIPVTDDPLAAFVEADGVVDFSRPAATVAFAALAAQARIVHVIGTTGLDDADLKRISAAAWHAPIIRSGNMSLGVNLLAAVVKRVAKTLGEDFDIEIVEMHHRMKVDAPSGTALLLGEAAAAGRSIDLAERSVRVRDGQTGARKVGDIGFAALRGGSVVGDHNVIFAGDGERIELAHLAQDRGIFARGALRAALWGRGRKPGLYSMADVLGLGDL; from the coding sequence ATGCGCTTGGTCGTGACCGGCGTTGCCGGACGGATGGGCCGCATGCTGGTCCAAGCGATCCACACGACCCCGGGTGTGACGCTTGTGGCCGCGTTGGCGCCCGAAGGCTCGTCCGCCTTGGGGCAGGATGCCGGGCTGCTGGCCGGTATCGGCGCGGTCGGCATCCCGGTCACAGACGATCCGTTGGCTGCCTTCGTGGAAGCCGATGGTGTGGTCGACTTCAGCCGGCCGGCCGCGACGGTCGCATTTGCGGCGCTAGCCGCACAGGCCCGAATCGTCCATGTCATCGGAACGACTGGTTTGGATGATGCAGACCTGAAGCGGATTTCGGCCGCGGCTTGGCACGCGCCGATCATCCGCTCGGGCAACATGAGCCTTGGGGTCAATCTCCTGGCGGCCGTGGTCAAGCGCGTGGCAAAGACACTCGGCGAAGACTTCGATATCGAAATCGTGGAGATGCATCATCGGATGAAGGTCGACGCGCCATCCGGCACGGCTCTGCTGCTCGGCGAAGCCGCAGCAGCGGGTCGCTCCATCGATCTTGCGGAGCGATCGGTCCGGGTTCGCGATGGGCAGACCGGCGCCCGCAAGGTTGGCGACATCGGTTTCGCAGCGCTGCGCGGCGGCTCGGTCGTGGGTGACCATAATGTGATCTTTGCGGGGGATGGCGAGCGCATCGAACTGGCCCATCTCGCCCAGGACCGTGGCATCTTCGCCCGCGGCGCCCTTCGGGCGGCCCTTTGGGGGCGGGGCCGGAAGCCGGGTCTCTACTCGATGGCGGACGTTCTCGGGCTGGGTGATCTCTGA
- a CDS encoding BolA family protein — protein sequence MTVKDTITTRLQAALRPTILDVVDESHLHAGHSGSREGGETHFRVVVAAEAFNGKSRVERHRMVNALLEAELRGPVHALALDIRGTEP from the coding sequence ATGACGGTCAAAGACACCATCACGACGAGGCTTCAAGCCGCACTGCGCCCCACCATCCTGGATGTGGTGGATGAATCCCATCTTCACGCCGGTCACTCGGGATCGCGTGAAGGGGGCGAGACGCACTTCCGGGTCGTCGTGGCAGCCGAAGCGTTCAACGGCAAGAGCCGCGTCGAACGGCACCGCATGGTGAACGCACTGCTCGAAGCCGAGTTGCGCGGACCGGTTCATGCGCTCGCGCTCGACATTCGAGGAACCGAGCCGTGA
- a CDS encoding J domain-containing protein has translation MNLNSRLFDSIRVKRSSKEEVAPAQVRCSHPGCTKLGEFRAPMGRDREGQFFTFCLEHVREYNATYNYFNGMSDDAVAKYQKDALVGHRPTWNMGVNRNGKGHREDRDQTEDDPLGMFHGRPGVGAAPVPRRPRYSEATLKALAMMDLDDTADSEAVKSRYKDLVKRLHPDANGGDRSSEDKLREIIRAYKFLKTVKLAATAAKSPL, from the coding sequence ATGAACCTCAACTCGCGTCTCTTCGATAGCATCAGGGTCAAACGATCATCCAAGGAGGAGGTCGCGCCAGCCCAGGTTCGCTGTTCTCATCCGGGCTGCACCAAGCTCGGGGAATTTCGTGCGCCTATGGGTCGGGATCGCGAGGGCCAGTTCTTCACCTTCTGCCTCGAACATGTGCGCGAGTACAACGCCACGTATAATTACTTCAATGGCATGAGCGACGATGCAGTGGCGAAATACCAAAAGGACGCGCTGGTCGGCCATCGTCCGACCTGGAACATGGGCGTCAATCGAAACGGCAAGGGCCATCGCGAGGATCGCGACCAGACCGAGGACGATCCGCTTGGCATGTTTCACGGCCGCCCTGGCGTCGGCGCCGCTCCTGTTCCGCGCCGTCCGCGTTACAGCGAGGCGACCCTGAAGGCGCTGGCCATGATGGATCTCGACGACACGGCCGATAGCGAGGCTGTAAAATCCCGCTACAAGGATCTGGTCAAAAGATTGCATCCGGATGCTAACGGTGGCGATCGGTCCAGCGAAGACAAATTGCGCGAAATCATTCGAGCTTATAAATTCCTGAAAACAGTCAAACTGGCTGCGACAGCGGCTAAATCCCCCCTGTAG
- the cobS gene encoding cobaltochelatase subunit CobS — MDRVEQQTGGVPDTTVSVREVFGFDSGMQVPAYSVIDEHVPETDPDYIFDKDTTLAILAGFARNRRVMITGYHGTGKSTHIEQVAARLKWPCVRINLDSHVSRVDLVGKDAIVLQDGKQVTEFRDGMLPWALQHNVALCFDEYDAGRPDVMFVIQRVLELSGRLTLLDQKRVIKPHPAFRLFATANTVGLGDTSGLYHGTQQINQGQMDRWSIVATLNYLPHDREVDIVQAKSPHYKTKEGRDIINRMVRVADLTRNAFTAGDLSTVMSPRTVITWAENADIFNDIGFAFRLTFLNKCDELERSLVAEFYQRSFGKELPESTVNVALT; from the coding sequence ATGGACAGAGTTGAGCAGCAGACCGGCGGAGTGCCGGATACGACGGTTTCGGTCAGAGAGGTCTTCGGCTTCGACTCCGGTATGCAGGTCCCGGCCTATTCCGTAATTGACGAACATGTGCCGGAGACAGACCCGGACTACATCTTCGACAAGGATACGACGCTGGCGATTCTGGCGGGCTTCGCGCGCAATCGCCGCGTGATGATCACGGGCTATCACGGCACCGGCAAATCGACCCATATCGAGCAGGTCGCGGCACGGCTCAAATGGCCGTGTGTCCGCATCAATCTCGACAGCCATGTCTCGCGCGTCGACCTCGTTGGCAAGGACGCGATCGTTTTGCAGGACGGCAAGCAGGTCACCGAGTTTCGCGACGGCATGCTGCCCTGGGCGTTGCAGCATAATGTCGCGCTGTGCTTTGACGAGTATGACGCTGGCCGTCCGGACGTGATGTTCGTCATCCAGCGCGTGCTCGAGTTGTCTGGCCGCCTGACGCTTCTCGATCAGAAGCGCGTCATCAAGCCTCACCCGGCGTTCCGCCTCTTCGCCACGGCCAACACGGTCGGACTCGGCGATACGTCCGGCCTGTATCACGGCACGCAGCAGATCAATCAGGGCCAGATGGATCGTTGGTCGATCGTCGCGACGCTTAACTACCTGCCGCATGACCGAGAGGTCGACATCGTGCAGGCCAAGTCGCCGCACTATAAGACGAAGGAGGGTCGCGACATCATCAATCGCATGGTCCGCGTCGCCGACCTGACCCGGAACGCCTTCACGGCCGGCGATCTATCGACCGTCATGAGCCCGCGGACAGTCATTACCTGGGCCGAGAATGCCGACATCTTTAACGATATCGGATTCGCGTTCCGGCTCACGTTCCTCAACAAATGCGACGAACTCGAACGCTCGCTGGTGGCCGAGTTCTACCAGCGCAGCTTCGGTAAGGAACTGCCCGAGAGCACCGTCAATGTGGCGCTGACCTGA